The Streptomyces sp. Alt3 genome has a segment encoding these proteins:
- a CDS encoding helix-turn-helix domain-containing protein, whose amino-acid sequence MTETVIDRVRGVMDAASLSQTAFAERVGLSPDKLSKSLSGVRRFSSLDLARIAEATGTTVDYLLGGREPVRPRSAARSGGAVAEGARWAEIEAIACRFQNAYDVLDLLGRPRAIPDLPQPRPELERYVDQGERLAADFTEHLARQGAEAPAGMDLPALTRLLADHCGIDVALVDLPAQAALSGATWQSDAFRIVLLATTQEWTRARFTLAHEVGHLLARDAQDLRADAVPQPGRQKDYTEVRANVFAAHFLMPEPEVRAVWKRTVADRNAPTDAELSELVVAFKVSPSALAARLHRIGLLDTARRDRLRGFTTEICHVLAGRLDDHYRHRAESAVARPPLVPMAELHAAYEAGETTLRPLAAYLDRTVDDLRAILEPSRAPRALPEDEKGDPVFQP is encoded by the coding sequence ATGACCGAGACTGTGATCGACCGTGTACGTGGAGTCATGGACGCAGCCTCCCTCTCCCAGACCGCGTTCGCCGAGCGGGTCGGCCTCTCCCCGGACAAGCTCTCCAAGTCGCTCAGCGGCGTGCGTCGCTTCAGCTCCCTGGATCTAGCCCGCATCGCGGAAGCCACCGGCACGACGGTGGACTACCTGCTCGGCGGACGCGAGCCGGTGCGCCCCCGCTCAGCCGCCCGTTCCGGCGGTGCGGTGGCCGAAGGGGCCCGGTGGGCCGAGATCGAGGCCATCGCCTGCCGGTTCCAGAACGCCTACGACGTGCTGGACCTGCTCGGCCGGCCCCGCGCGATCCCCGACCTGCCTCAGCCCCGCCCTGAACTCGAGCGGTACGTCGACCAAGGGGAACGCCTCGCGGCCGACTTCACGGAGCACCTCGCGCGGCAAGGCGCGGAGGCTCCCGCCGGTATGGATCTCCCGGCCCTCACCCGCCTCCTCGCGGACCACTGTGGAATCGACGTGGCGCTCGTCGACCTCCCCGCCCAGGCTGCCCTCTCCGGCGCGACGTGGCAGTCCGACGCCTTCCGCATCGTTTTGCTCGCAACCACCCAGGAATGGACCCGGGCACGCTTCACCCTGGCCCATGAGGTGGGACACCTCCTCGCCCGGGACGCCCAGGACCTGCGCGCCGACGCGGTACCGCAACCCGGTAGGCAGAAGGACTACACCGAGGTGAGGGCCAATGTCTTCGCCGCCCACTTCCTGATGCCCGAACCCGAAGTGCGAGCGGTCTGGAAACGCACGGTCGCCGACCGGAACGCTCCCACCGACGCCGAGCTCAGCGAGCTGGTCGTCGCCTTCAAGGTGTCGCCGAGCGCGCTGGCCGCACGACTCCATCGCATCGGGCTCCTCGACACGGCCCGCCGGGACAGGCTCCGTGGCTTCACCACCGAGATCTGCCACGTCCTCGCGGGGCGGCTCGACGACCACTACCGCCACCGCGCCGAATCCGCCGTGGCGCGCCCGCCACTCGTCCCCATGGCAGAACTGCACGCCGCGTACGAGGCCGGCGAGACGACCCTCCGCCCCCTGGCCGCCTATCTGGACCGCACCGTCGATGACCTGAGAGCCATACTCGAGCCGTCGCGCGCCCCGCGGGCGCTGCCGGAGGACGAGAAGGGCGACCCGGTATTCCAGCCATGA
- a CDS encoding AAA family ATPase — translation MTTTNAPVLHPDLTQAQRDCLDALPLTGNHVVSGPPGSGKSLLAAHRAVHLALTGRPTVLLSRSNLLRQLLRDTLQGLTVPGAPVEASTVHAWVLKHFGYGAPRTQDGWFDWTALTHQAAASLGDDEAATPHLVVDEGQDLSPGFYRLVRLSAASVTVFADECQRLTDTNSTLTEITDALGRATGRAEVSGNHRNTREIASLADHFRTGGSASPMPFRSGVLPVIRHYSGAKDLADDIATTAARHPADRIGVIVNSSRMAADLMRLLERSGLAHEPQLYSSAATAGRYRDLELARPGVVVVHRASVKGLDFDTVVIADAESDSATDPTAATLRMAYYVMITRARQRLVLGWQGNRLPRHLEGLDGWVRTR, via the coding sequence ATGACCACCACGAACGCCCCCGTCCTCCACCCCGACCTCACGCAGGCCCAGCGCGACTGCCTGGACGCCCTGCCGCTGACGGGCAACCACGTCGTCAGCGGTCCGCCCGGCAGCGGCAAGAGCCTGCTCGCCGCGCACCGCGCCGTCCACCTCGCCCTCACCGGCCGCCCCACCGTGCTCCTGTCGCGCTCCAACCTGCTGCGCCAGCTCCTGCGCGACACCCTCCAGGGCCTCACGGTCCCGGGCGCCCCGGTGGAGGCATCCACCGTGCACGCCTGGGTCCTGAAGCACTTCGGATACGGCGCACCGCGCACCCAGGACGGCTGGTTCGACTGGACGGCCCTCACCCACCAGGCCGCCGCCTCCCTCGGTGACGACGAGGCGGCCACGCCCCACCTCGTCGTCGACGAGGGCCAGGACCTGTCTCCGGGCTTCTACCGGCTCGTCCGCCTCTCCGCCGCATCGGTGACGGTCTTCGCCGACGAGTGCCAGCGCCTCACCGACACCAACTCCACCCTCACCGAGATCACCGACGCCCTCGGCCGCGCCACGGGGCGCGCCGAGGTCTCCGGCAACCACCGCAACACCCGCGAGATCGCGTCCCTCGCCGACCACTTCCGCACCGGCGGCAGCGCTTCCCCCATGCCCTTCCGCAGCGGTGTCCTGCCCGTGATCCGCCATTACTCCGGTGCCAAGGACCTTGCGGACGACATCGCCACCACGGCGGCGCGGCACCCGGCGGACCGCATCGGCGTCATCGTCAACTCCTCGCGCATGGCTGCCGACCTGATGCGACTCCTGGAACGCTCCGGCCTCGCCCACGAACCCCAGCTCTACAGCTCGGCGGCCACCGCCGGCCGCTACCGCGACCTCGAACTCGCCCGCCCCGGCGTGGTCGTCGTCCACCGAGCCAGCGTCAAGGGCCTCGACTTCGACACCGTCGTCATCGCCGACGCGGAGTCCGACTCCGCCACCGACCCCACGGCGGCGACCCTGCGCATGGCTTACTACGTCATGATCACCCGCGCGCGTCAGCGGCTGGTGCTGGGCTGGCAGGGCAACAGGTTGCCGCGTCACCTGGAGGGGCTGGACGGGTGGGTGCGGACGCGGTGA
- the drmB gene encoding DUF1998 domain-containing protein has protein sequence MKRKLRVRQAQTVLPFGVGAVLDVQGESFVAAGIERWPDLKTPVPSDRLAARLGVKGFYAAPHTLNDRYDQPDRPGVPHVRFPGWLFCGACRSMVRFLREMEKPGEPPVCAACAAAPRLTPMRFVRICADGHLDDVDWWYWAHSRLAPELRDSCTEKKHTWQARRLAFRVADRASGLEALSVRCGATRHDGKQCGAERDLLDILGPQGGHCPGRNPWQRRDENATCGQQVHIVQRTAGNVYYPAVYSALDIPQSAEPPRAEQDAAEAVRGHGCWPLLLDAPDESRADTFRRLIKEDTEAPDSLIDQLVAEATGAPAPTPPAAGPDARKTDLSRDEWNAFDAALLPEPTGEFAVRRGGLGLDGETEEPWAALDEHIGGVVLADRLREVRALTGFRRHSPGGTLVPADTSGRLRWLPATEVYGEGIVLTLDDKRLTAWESDPRVRAHVRGIRADLDASFRGDQLAETAGGELSPRFLLLHTVAHLLIRQLSFDSGYTTASLRERVYGRPEHGQHGLLIYTAAGDAEGTLGGLVRQGEAPHFAETLIRMLEAAAWCSADPLCAEHTGQGFGNLNRAACHACTLLPETSCQTGNTLLDRALVVGSARVPGYFTDVLTASREYAAATVQG, from the coding sequence GTGAAGCGCAAACTCCGGGTCCGCCAGGCACAGACCGTGCTGCCGTTCGGTGTCGGTGCCGTGCTCGACGTGCAGGGCGAGTCCTTCGTCGCCGCCGGCATCGAGAGGTGGCCGGACCTCAAGACGCCCGTCCCCTCCGACCGGCTCGCCGCCCGCCTCGGCGTCAAGGGCTTCTACGCCGCGCCCCACACCCTCAACGACCGCTACGACCAGCCCGACCGCCCCGGCGTTCCCCACGTCCGCTTCCCCGGCTGGCTCTTCTGCGGCGCCTGCCGGAGCATGGTCCGCTTCCTGCGCGAGATGGAGAAGCCCGGCGAGCCGCCCGTGTGCGCCGCCTGCGCCGCCGCGCCCCGTCTCACGCCGATGCGGTTCGTCCGCATCTGTGCCGACGGGCACCTCGACGACGTCGACTGGTGGTACTGGGCCCACTCCCGCCTCGCACCCGAACTGCGGGACTCCTGCACGGAGAAGAAGCACACGTGGCAGGCGCGACGGCTCGCTTTCCGTGTCGCCGACCGCGCCTCCGGACTCGAAGCGCTCTCGGTGCGCTGCGGAGCGACACGGCACGACGGCAAGCAGTGCGGCGCCGAGCGGGACCTGCTCGACATCCTCGGACCCCAGGGAGGCCACTGCCCGGGCCGCAACCCCTGGCAGCGCCGTGACGAGAACGCCACCTGCGGCCAGCAGGTCCACATCGTGCAGCGCACCGCCGGCAACGTCTACTACCCGGCCGTGTACTCGGCCCTCGACATCCCGCAGTCCGCCGAACCCCCGCGCGCGGAGCAGGACGCGGCTGAGGCCGTCCGCGGCCACGGCTGCTGGCCGCTCCTGCTCGACGCACCCGATGAGTCCCGGGCCGACACGTTCCGCAGGCTGATCAAGGAGGACACCGAGGCACCCGACAGCCTCATCGACCAGCTCGTCGCGGAGGCCACGGGCGCTCCCGCGCCCACCCCTCCCGCAGCCGGACCGGACGCGCGGAAGACCGATCTCAGCCGCGACGAGTGGAACGCCTTCGACGCCGCCCTGCTTCCGGAGCCCACGGGCGAGTTCGCGGTCCGGCGCGGCGGCCTCGGCCTCGACGGCGAGACGGAGGAGCCCTGGGCCGCCCTCGACGAGCACATCGGCGGCGTCGTCCTCGCCGACCGGCTCCGCGAGGTGCGGGCGCTGACCGGGTTCCGCCGCCACTCCCCGGGAGGCACACTCGTGCCCGCCGACACCAGCGGACGCCTGCGCTGGCTGCCGGCCACCGAGGTCTACGGCGAGGGCATCGTCCTCACCCTCGACGACAAGCGCCTGACAGCCTGGGAGAGCGACCCCCGCGTCCGCGCCCATGTCCGCGGCATCCGTGCCGACCTGGACGCGTCGTTCCGCGGCGACCAGCTCGCCGAGACCGCCGGGGGCGAACTCTCCCCCCGCTTCCTCCTCCTGCACACGGTCGCCCACCTCCTCATCCGCCAGCTCTCCTTCGACTCCGGCTACACCACCGCCAGCCTGCGCGAGCGCGTCTACGGCCGCCCCGAGCACGGTCAGCACGGACTGCTGATCTACACGGCCGCCGGTGACGCGGAGGGCACACTCGGTGGCCTCGTCAGGCAGGGCGAGGCACCGCACTTCGCCGAGACGCTCATCCGCATGCTGGAGGCCGCCGCCTGGTGCTCCGCCGACCCTCTGTGCGCCGAGCACACCGGCCAGGGCTTCGGCAACCTCAACCGGGCCGCCTGCCACGCCTGCACCCTGCTGCCCGAGACGAGCTGCCAGACCGGCAACACCCTTCTCGACCGTGCCCTGGTCGTCGGCTCCGCCCGAGTCCCCGGCTACTTCACCGACGTCCTCACCGCGAGCCGCGAGTACGCCGCCGCCACCGTCCAGGGATGA
- a CDS encoding helicase-related protein, producing the protein MDPRQELVDYLTRQLVGPVGDDEEVLDAPPDRQYLMGTLYPQQADLQRQLALAADDPEAPAAEEDAPDANPAADPVPETNSWLPASLGLSFYTKAVHIEVSCTAARYETRRNEAGRGRRWQRVPLPPETHTIGPDRNEVPVLDSRAKIQVTRRSYGDGTLVTVALINEKHHDGSGGKAPSWDDMLFQCGLTVRPAGEPVLPYPSVRLASRDPEERELRLQYRHVVTHAVGHGCAVREERGEADRVELLACEILPRAEVPAVRAGGPLDAPVLNISHLADPTVDRDQLREELAEFAAAYHAWYVGQRSVEVPPWGREAAERILDRVRQAVSRIEAGVRTLCDPDRPELLDAFRIAQRVMLLQMRHSAPDQAGLRRHRSDAVALDPPADPDATWRPFQLAFFLLALDGVADPGHHDRGTTDLIWFPTGGGKTEAYLLLAAFTIALRRIRGEGGGTAVLSRYTLSLLTTQQFQRAATTICALEHLRRDEPGLGLGSEPVTIGLWVGDTTTPNKFQTAQDAFDQQREATHPEDVFILDRCPWCGTRILPANWSSVRSDYGVHAEKDEFAFYCPRDECRFHDVLPVAVVDQHLYEKPPTFVLGTVDKFAQLAWEPDSGRLFGAGTGNPPPSLIIQDELHLLTGPLGTTVGLYEAAVLELCTGPDGRPPKIVAATATIRRSAEQVRALHHQDVQLFPPSGPDARDSFFAVPDSGRPGRLYLGVMAQGHTAGRGAVATTAAMLQGVHQLPEEHRDAYWTLVAYHHSLRELGRTVTAAGDDIPAQLRGLDEGAGVRVLGDVEELTSNLKRAEQPVLLDRLEKPWEDPRSVAFLPCTNMLSVGVDVKRLAYMLMQGQPKTTAEYIQATSRVGRHRVPGLVVTYFNATRPRDRSHYETFIDYHRALYRYVEPASVTPWSPPARRRALHAALVVLVRHRLGLAAENQAGRITGHRDEAERIADALADRAAAAEPGTTRAAAVRADVRAELGYLLDTWYRQARTAAAEGKDLYYRSQGKGQHNLLKTFEQRYGLWETLNSMRSVDRECQITVTGAGK; encoded by the coding sequence ATGGACCCGCGCCAGGAGCTGGTCGACTACCTCACCCGTCAGCTCGTCGGCCCCGTCGGCGACGACGAAGAGGTGCTCGACGCGCCGCCCGACCGGCAGTACCTGATGGGCACGCTCTACCCGCAACAGGCGGACCTCCAGCGGCAGCTCGCCCTCGCGGCCGACGACCCCGAGGCGCCCGCCGCCGAGGAGGACGCCCCCGACGCGAACCCGGCCGCCGATCCCGTGCCGGAGACCAACAGCTGGCTGCCCGCCTCCCTCGGCCTCAGCTTCTACACCAAGGCGGTCCACATCGAGGTGAGCTGTACCGCCGCCCGCTACGAGACGCGACGCAACGAGGCCGGGCGCGGGCGCCGTTGGCAGCGCGTCCCGCTCCCGCCCGAGACGCATACGATCGGCCCCGACCGGAATGAGGTGCCCGTCCTCGACAGCCGGGCGAAGATCCAGGTGACCCGGCGCTCCTACGGCGACGGCACACTGGTCACCGTTGCCCTGATCAACGAGAAACACCACGACGGCTCCGGCGGCAAGGCACCGAGCTGGGACGACATGCTCTTCCAGTGCGGGCTCACCGTCCGCCCTGCCGGAGAACCCGTGCTGCCCTACCCCAGCGTCCGGCTCGCCAGCCGTGACCCCGAGGAGCGCGAACTGCGCCTGCAGTACCGCCACGTCGTCACCCACGCCGTCGGCCATGGCTGCGCCGTACGTGAGGAACGCGGCGAGGCAGACCGGGTCGAACTCCTCGCCTGCGAGATCCTGCCGCGCGCCGAAGTGCCCGCCGTGCGCGCCGGCGGTCCGCTCGACGCCCCCGTGCTCAACATCTCCCACCTGGCCGACCCGACCGTCGACCGAGATCAACTCAGGGAGGAGCTCGCCGAGTTCGCCGCCGCCTACCATGCCTGGTACGTCGGTCAGCGCTCCGTCGAGGTACCGCCCTGGGGACGGGAGGCAGCCGAGCGCATCCTGGACCGCGTTCGCCAGGCGGTCTCCCGCATCGAAGCGGGCGTGCGCACCCTGTGCGACCCCGACCGCCCCGAACTCCTCGACGCCTTCCGCATCGCCCAGCGGGTCATGCTGCTGCAGATGCGGCATTCCGCCCCCGACCAGGCCGGCCTGCGACGCCACCGCTCCGACGCCGTGGCTCTCGACCCGCCCGCCGACCCCGACGCCACCTGGCGCCCCTTCCAGCTCGCCTTCTTCCTCCTCGCCCTCGACGGTGTCGCCGACCCAGGCCACCACGACCGCGGGACCACCGACCTGATCTGGTTCCCCACCGGCGGCGGCAAGACGGAGGCGTACCTCCTCCTGGCCGCCTTCACGATCGCCCTGCGCCGGATCCGCGGCGAGGGCGGCGGCACCGCCGTCCTCAGTCGCTACACCCTCAGTCTGCTCACCACCCAGCAGTTCCAGCGTGCCGCCACCACGATCTGCGCCCTGGAACACCTGCGGCGCGATGAACCCGGACTAGGTCTCGGCAGTGAGCCGGTCACCATCGGCCTGTGGGTCGGCGACACGACCACCCCCAACAAGTTCCAGACAGCCCAGGACGCCTTCGACCAGCAGCGCGAGGCCACCCACCCCGAGGACGTCTTCATCCTCGACCGCTGCCCGTGGTGCGGTACGCGCATCCTGCCGGCGAACTGGTCCAGCGTCCGGTCCGACTACGGAGTCCACGCAGAGAAGGACGAGTTCGCCTTCTACTGCCCCCGGGACGAATGCCGCTTCCACGATGTCCTGCCGGTCGCCGTCGTCGACCAGCACCTCTACGAGAAGCCGCCGACCTTCGTCCTCGGCACCGTCGACAAGTTCGCCCAGCTGGCCTGGGAGCCGGACTCCGGCCGTCTCTTCGGCGCGGGCACCGGCAACCCGCCCCCGTCCCTGATCATCCAGGACGAGCTGCATCTGCTCACCGGACCGCTCGGCACCACGGTCGGCCTCTACGAGGCGGCCGTCCTGGAGCTGTGCACCGGCCCGGACGGCCGTCCGCCGAAGATCGTCGCCGCCACGGCCACGATCCGCCGCTCGGCCGAACAGGTACGCGCGCTCCACCACCAGGACGTCCAGCTGTTCCCGCCGTCCGGTCCCGACGCCCGCGACAGCTTCTTCGCCGTCCCCGACAGCGGTCGCCCCGGACGCCTCTACCTCGGTGTCATGGCCCAGGGCCACACCGCGGGCCGAGGCGCCGTCGCCACCACGGCTGCCATGCTCCAGGGCGTCCACCAGCTCCCCGAGGAACACCGTGACGCCTACTGGACGCTCGTCGCCTACCACCACAGCCTGCGGGAACTCGGCCGTACCGTCACCGCGGCCGGTGACGACATCCCCGCCCAGCTCCGAGGCCTCGACGAAGGAGCCGGCGTCCGTGTGCTGGGCGACGTAGAGGAACTGACGAGCAACCTGAAGCGTGCCGAGCAGCCCGTCCTCCTCGACCGTCTGGAGAAGCCCTGGGAAGACCCCCGGTCGGTCGCCTTCCTGCCGTGCACCAACATGCTCTCCGTCGGTGTCGACGTGAAGCGCCTCGCCTACATGCTCATGCAGGGCCAGCCCAAGACCACCGCCGAGTACATCCAGGCCACCAGCCGCGTCGGCCGCCACCGCGTGCCGGGTCTGGTCGTCACCTACTTCAACGCCACCCGCCCGCGCGACCGGTCCCACTACGAGACCTTCATCGACTACCACCGGGCCCTGTACCGCTACGTCGAACCCGCCAGCGTCACCCCCTGGTCCCCGCCGGCCCGCCGCCGCGCCCTGCACGCCGCACTCGTCGTCCTGGTCCGCCACCGGCTCGGCCTGGCCGCGGAGAACCAGGCCGGCCGGATCACCGGCCACCGGGACGAAGCCGAGCGGATCGCCGACGCCCTCGCCGATCGCGCCGCGGCCGCCGAGCCCGGTACCACGCGCGCCGCCGCCGTACGCGCCGACGTCCGGGCGGAGCTCGGCTACCTCCTCGACACCTGGTACCGGCAGGCCCGGACGGCCGCCGCCGAGGGCAAGGACCTCTACTACCGCAGCCAGGGCAAGGGCCAGCACAACCTCCTCAAGACCTTCGAGCAGCGCTACGGCCTGTGGGAGACCCTCAACTCCATGCGCAGCGTGGACCGCGAATGCCAGATCACCGTGACGGGAGCAGGAAAGTGA
- a CDS encoding sigma-70 family RNA polymerase sigma factor: MPDRFVADRRALDAQVGGAMGGDPTTEARRRTIEAELPFVVERLRRSASRSGLVSQKAFALEVDRLGLSSDEQRRGLRNGLAAVGLQVKPTRRKEPRASAVGPAVVRVAQPAAPLVTAVGRRGPAPRPVPAPVPSERARRLTQARRMLARYADADGKVGRLAHDGVVRLHGLSPAEAAELTVAFPVTRPGRPVARVEAAPSKPPTGKKRAARPAAPAAGGHLSEAVDAARAVLEADRWRRHPDKALLKAEEEVGLAVLLRGGTDRLGRDVPVEEIKTLSRSGEQWRAYECLVLHNLRLVWKIAHGYQGRGLDIEDLVQHGTLGLMRAVRKFDAEKGFKLSTYATWWIKQAITRAIADEGTMVRLPVYVHERVSKVAVAERKLLSEGRPTTIDNVAYATGLTFAEVEEVRRISRPTDSLDRIIGDDIALGDLIIGPSRLPGPPAVLLRKEFQGRLRHVLEHLPERDRHVVVRRTGLDGDEPDTLEHIGAVFGVTRERIRQVESKAKAKLLGQLIRHGMAPKHA; this comes from the coding sequence GTGCCTGATCGGTTCGTCGCCGATCGCCGGGCACTCGACGCTCAAGTGGGGGGCGCTATGGGTGGGGACCCGACGACAGAGGCCAGACGGCGCACGATCGAGGCGGAGTTGCCGTTCGTCGTCGAGAGGCTGAGGCGCTCCGCGTCGCGTTCGGGCCTCGTGAGCCAGAAGGCCTTCGCCTTGGAGGTGGACCGGCTCGGGCTCAGCAGTGACGAGCAGCGACGAGGATTGCGCAACGGGCTTGCCGCGGTCGGCCTGCAGGTGAAGCCCACGCGTCGAAAGGAGCCGCGAGCCTCCGCGGTGGGGCCCGCCGTGGTGCGTGTGGCGCAACCGGCTGCTCCTCTGGTCACCGCGGTCGGGCGGCGTGGCCCCGCGCCCCGCCCCGTTCCGGCGCCCGTCCCCAGCGAGAGGGCCCGGCGCCTGACACAGGCGCGGCGGATGCTGGCCCGCTACGCCGACGCCGACGGCAAGGTCGGCAGGCTCGCCCACGACGGCGTCGTCAGGCTCCACGGGCTCAGCCCCGCCGAGGCGGCTGAGTTGACCGTCGCCTTTCCCGTCACCCGCCCGGGCCGACCCGTTGCCCGAGTTGAAGCCGCGCCGTCGAAGCCGCCGACCGGCAAGAAGCGTGCCGCCCGCCCCGCCGCTCCTGCCGCGGGCGGTCACCTGTCCGAGGCTGTGGACGCGGCGCGGGCCGTGCTGGAAGCCGACCGGTGGCGGCGGCACCCGGACAAGGCTCTGCTCAAGGCGGAGGAGGAAGTGGGCCTCGCGGTGCTCCTCCGTGGCGGCACCGATCGCCTCGGCAGAGATGTCCCCGTAGAGGAGATCAAGACGCTGTCCCGTAGCGGCGAGCAGTGGCGCGCGTACGAGTGTCTCGTGCTGCACAACCTGCGGCTCGTCTGGAAGATCGCCCATGGCTACCAGGGGCGTGGACTGGACATCGAGGACCTCGTCCAGCACGGGACCCTCGGGCTGATGCGTGCAGTCCGTAAGTTCGACGCCGAGAAGGGCTTCAAGCTGTCGACCTACGCGACGTGGTGGATCAAGCAGGCCATCACGCGTGCCATCGCGGACGAGGGCACCATGGTCCGACTGCCTGTGTATGTGCACGAGCGAGTCAGCAAGGTGGCCGTTGCCGAGCGCAAGCTGCTGAGCGAGGGCCGGCCGACGACCATCGACAACGTCGCCTACGCGACCGGCCTCACCTTCGCCGAAGTGGAAGAGGTGCGCAGGATCAGCCGGCCCACCGACTCCCTGGACCGCATCATCGGTGACGACATCGCGCTCGGTGACCTGATCATCGGACCGAGCCGGTTGCCCGGTCCTCCCGCGGTACTGCTCCGGAAGGAGTTCCAGGGGCGCCTGCGGCACGTCCTGGAGCACCTGCCCGAGAGGGACCGGCACGTCGTCGTCCGGCGCACAGGGCTCGACGGGGACGAACCGGACACGCTGGAACACATCGGGGCTGTCTTCGGCGTGACCCGCGAGCGCATCCGCCAGGTCGAGTCGAAGGCCAAGGCCAAGCTCCTCGGCCAGCTGATCCGTCACGGAATGGCCCCCAAGCACGCCTGA
- a CDS encoding AAA family ATPase, which translates to MPQLDRLPGTPEFRIKLPKDGGVARGHLLTEFGDNGTHKFLLLEGSSMAADAWPGLGNHARRMRTELRADGSLADAPADPVPPGTVPRWVASRDIACNSSSAAAALVYGYDASGPESWRTVEGHPLADYLSTGWRAPRKAWLVRGSNVSGHNLVRQLWLEEGIVSIAGAHLPPLEESDPTKSALRRFVEEGYEGAASYNQKRGLVDELHAFLTQMRVGDSVATIGDGRLHVGRITGEAVQISSPGGRSNLRRTVTWQTGSHPYEELPEEVQQKLSVQHDVVDLTGVLEALDTLDGHTGTTAIDGPVRLPVSESQLQRELSLPDVTGSLAADLLIHDRTWLEEVRELLSDEKQLVFYGPPGTGKTYLAMKLAEHFGGGPEQVKIVQFHPSYSYEDFFEGFRPVEDPETREVAFRLTAGPLRELADLASREGNRHVPHFLIIDEINRANLAKVFGELYFLLEYRTKSVRLTYSGDDFALPPNLFVIGTMNTADRSIALVDAAMRRRFAFVELSPRVEPTAGLLARWLKCQGKEQEPARLLDALNARIDEADFAIGPSYLMKPGVYRDGGLERTWRTKILPLLEEYHYGEGLDVAARYGLASLREQHP; encoded by the coding sequence ATGCCGCAGCTCGACCGGCTCCCCGGCACGCCCGAGTTCCGCATCAAGCTGCCCAAGGACGGCGGCGTGGCGCGCGGTCACCTGCTCACCGAGTTCGGCGACAACGGCACGCACAAGTTCCTTCTCCTGGAGGGATCGTCCATGGCCGCCGATGCGTGGCCGGGGCTCGGCAACCACGCGCGCCGGATGCGCACGGAACTGCGCGCGGACGGCAGCCTCGCCGACGCACCCGCCGACCCCGTCCCGCCCGGGACGGTGCCGCGCTGGGTGGCATCCCGGGACATCGCCTGCAACTCCTCCTCGGCCGCCGCCGCGTTGGTGTACGGCTACGACGCCTCCGGCCCCGAGTCCTGGCGAACCGTCGAAGGTCATCCGCTGGCCGACTACCTGTCCACCGGCTGGCGCGCCCCGCGCAAGGCGTGGCTGGTGCGGGGCTCCAACGTCTCGGGCCACAACCTGGTCCGGCAGCTGTGGCTCGAGGAGGGCATCGTCTCCATCGCCGGCGCTCATCTGCCGCCCTTGGAGGAGAGCGATCCGACGAAGAGCGCGCTGCGCCGCTTCGTCGAGGAGGGATACGAGGGCGCCGCTTCGTACAACCAGAAGCGTGGCCTCGTCGACGAGTTGCACGCCTTCCTGACACAGATGCGTGTCGGTGATTCGGTGGCCACCATCGGCGACGGCCGGCTTCACGTCGGGCGGATCACCGGTGAGGCCGTACAGATCTCGTCTCCCGGCGGCCGGTCCAATCTGCGGCGAACCGTCACCTGGCAGACGGGGAGCCACCCGTACGAGGAACTGCCGGAGGAGGTGCAGCAGAAGCTGTCGGTCCAGCACGACGTCGTCGATCTGACCGGCGTACTGGAGGCGCTGGACACACTCGACGGACACACCGGAACGACAGCGATCGACGGCCCCGTCCGTCTGCCCGTGTCCGAGTCGCAGCTTCAGCGGGAGCTGTCGCTACCCGACGTCACCGGGTCGCTGGCGGCCGATCTCCTCATCCATGACAGGACCTGGCTGGAGGAGGTGCGCGAACTTCTCTCGGACGAGAAGCAGTTGGTCTTCTACGGGCCTCCGGGCACAGGCAAGACCTACCTCGCGATGAAGCTGGCCGAACACTTCGGCGGCGGCCCCGAGCAAGTCAAGATCGTGCAGTTCCACCCGTCTTACTCGTACGAGGACTTCTTCGAGGGCTTCCGGCCCGTCGAGGACCCCGAGACGCGCGAGGTGGCCTTCCGGCTCACCGCGGGTCCGCTCCGGGAGCTCGCCGACCTCGCCTCCCGCGAAGGCAACCGGCATGTTCCGCACTTCCTGATCATCGACGAGATCAACCGCGCGAACCTGGCCAAGGTCTTCGGTGAGCTGTACTTCCTCCTGGAGTACCGGACGAAGTCCGTCCGTCTCACCTACTCCGGGGACGACTTCGCACTGCCCCCCAACCTCTTCGTGATCGGCACCATGAACACCGCCGACCGGTCGATCGCACTGGTCGACGCGGCGATGCGGCGCCGATTCGCGTTCGTGGAACTCTCCCCCCGAGTCGAGCCGACAGCCGGGCTGCTTGCCCGTTGGCTGAAGTGTCAGGGTAAGGAGCAGGAACCGGCTCGTCTTCTCGACGCTCTCAACGCCCGTATCGACGAGGCCGACTTCGCCATCGGCCCCTCGTACCTGATGAAGCCGGGCGTGTACCGCGACGGCGGCCTCGAACGGACCTGGCGCACGAAAATTCTCCCGCTGCTCGAGGAGTACCACTACGGAGAGGGCCTCGATGTCGCCGCCCGCTACGGCCTCGCCTCGCTGCGCGAACAGCACCCATGA